The DNA region GGGGTAATTCCATGGGCATTGAGATTAATGCCAGCTGCTTGCGATTTGTCCACGCTGGTGTTCGtgttaatatttatgattttcaTGCGACACACATCGGTAAAGTTCCAGACTGAATTCAAGAGCTGTCCAACCTTTGGGACGCCATTGGAGCATGTAAATCCAATTGATCCAGATTGATAGATAGGACACTTTTTCATTATCACTTGAGCACCCACATTAATATCCGTGGCAACCACCTTAAAGGGCTTCTTGGTCTTTGTCCGGAATTTGTCCCATAAGTAGCGTCGTTGATCAAATGGCAGGACTCCCCACCAATATATGTTATTGCTATCGGTCTTAACAACCGTGTACAGCGAGCAGACGTATATCTTTGTTATGGGGTCCGATATAAACTCGTTAAACGCGCAGCAATTATGCTCCAGCTTGGCGCCGAGGTAACCTAGTTGCTCGTCCATCCAAGTGGCCACTCGATTGGTTTCAGTAACAACGGAACATCTGATGAAGTTGGCCGAAATAAGCTCCACTCTTTCAATTATGTTGAGGGAAACAGTTTTGGGATGATAAACGTTGTCAGTCTGCAAAATAggataaattcaattaaagtatGAGTACAGACTTCTATTAAAAGTTTAATAACTAATCCGGGataatttcaataattccTTACCTCCGACTTATAAGGCTCTGCATCTGACCAGCGCCACTGGTATAAATCTCCACTCTCTGACAAGGCAATAAATTCAGAATACAGAGCGCCTATGGTCTTGAACCTTACGGAACTTTTCTCTGGCCATGGCTGCAATTCTTCAGATATCCAAATGGGGGATAGCATAGGGGATGGCTCCTTTTTCTTGGAATCTATGGTAAAATAGGTGTCAGTGCAGCAAGAAAATCATCGTTTTTTGGTATCAACTTACCGGCGTCCTTCTCCCAGGTGTAGTCGTCTTTGCTTATCCAACGACGTGGTCCGTAGTACTGACGATCCCGCCAACGGCTAAAGGCTTCGCGGTCAGCATTAACTGATATTTGAGTTGGAAGTCCGCTGCTGCCAGTTAAGGCTGCGCCTGATGTTGTTGAGCGGGTCGATTGGTTACTGTCTGCGGCATTTGCGTTGGCATTACTGCGTTCACTACGAATGCGGTCAAACAGCAAACtatgcaaatgtaaaataataagtttctgtttttgttttgtttcagGTTACTTACTTTCGAATGCTGGAGTAATTGCTAAATATCTCCTCCGAAAAAAGCCCATCTGAGGGATCTATGATGACGCTGTTGTTATCTCCACTAAAGCCATTATCCAGCAGGGAGATAAGGTCTTCTGGCACGTAGTTATCGGCACCTTCTTCGGTATCTTCCGCTTCTTCATCATCGCGCGAGAGCAAATTGTTCACAGCTAAGTTGACATCTAGGTTGGTGCGCTATTAAGGGTAGAGTATGTTATTAACGAATAAGACATTCTTGTATCGATGAACTTACCTGCAATTCTCTGATTATGAGATTTCTGCTCTTGCCCTGTAAAACCACCTCCGCTTGAGATATGAGCTCCTCGGGCACATATGTGGCCGGAACTGTGACTAAGGGGCGGCTCGATGTACTGCCTCCAATGATGACTCCTGTGCTGCGAGATCCGGAGCCCTGTCCGGTAGAACTGGAGCGACCTGTTGCGCGCAGCAGGCGTGCTCTGGACCGGGCCATCGGTCGGGATGAGGATGGGGCTTTCGAAGCACTGGCCGTTCCGCCGCCACCACTTGTGGAACTTTAAATAAAcagcattaaataaatattagagTCTTTGTAACTGCTAAAGGTTTGCATTTTAGCTTACCATTTTGCGTCTGATTTGGTCAAGTCAAGTTTCTCCGAGTTTATAGAAAAGGACACGCGGAACGCCTTGCCATCCTCCAGCAAAACTCCAATGTGCGCTGGTCCAATGACCACTTCCCTCACTGGAATTTTCAACTGCTCGAATATGCGATGGCTGCCATAACCAAATCGGTTCACCTTCTCCGACACTTCACGAATTCTAAAATGCGATGAAATGAATTTAGAATAAATCTTGTATATGGCCGGCAAGCAAGTCGATGCATGTTCTAAATCTCCTAATTGTAGGGTGCATTTGTTGGATGATTTCTGGCCTTGCCAGACTATTTATGATTGACAGCTGGAAAATTTGCAGCTTCTATGAAAAGTGTACATCACCATGGAATAACAAAAGAGCCGGTGTTTCGATTAGTCGGCGTTTAATGTTTATGGGTTATGGAAAACGCTCAACGTTTTGATGCCATGTGCTGGAAGACTGGCTTTCAGCGAAATATATTGTGAAATAGGGAGCATGTGAAAGCATGTTGgttaaaatgtatatttagcCGGAAGCATAAACTTTTGCGTTCTTCTTTCGAGAAGCTTataatataaacatttcaatagTTTGCTTAGAACAAATAGTTAAATATGAACAAATTAATCAGCATGTATGCAcatgcacgcacacatgcTAACGTTCACATGTCCAACACATttgcacatacacacatatgcgAATGGTTAGAAAATTAATTGTGGATGAAAAGTGGGAATCGCAAGTGCATTTCGCCAATTCTATGGCTAATGTTTACAGAATCGGGGGGAACGCACTAGATGAGGTAAATCCGCCAGTGTCTGTGCTCGCATTTTGCGTTAATGATCATGTACATATCTTCCTGCGTATACATATACCTGCGTACCTACATATTTTCACATAACAAATACATGCAGCCGTACGTACACAACCACACGGAATTCCGCGTTCACATGTGCGAAATTGCGAAGCGCCAGGATTATATTTACCTTTCAATAAACTGATCGTCCGAGCCCGGAAGCGGttgcaaaacaaattgcatggaaaccattttaatttttcaactATTCATGTACACAGTGTCCTCGTTGAATTTTCATGTCACAAAACGTTGATAGACTTTCAGAGTGACCGTAGGGGGTAGAGATGGTACAAAAAGCGATGCTCGCCCGATAGTATCGATGGTTACCGGAAAATTTGACGGTAACGATACATTCTGGGAACTAATCGATTAAATTTTGAAACAAATTgataagaaaacaaacaatagCTTTTATCTTATATTGGCAGAGACTTCAATACAAATTCTTTTAATTATCAAGCTAATATTTAGAGCCTGGATTGAACGAAAACGTTATTCTTATCggtagtttttatttaaacaattgcAATACAGTTATTGGACACTTAAATATACCGAAATATACTAAATATGGTTTTAAAATGATAAGATGGTAGATAACTTGAATACAATAtgacaacatttttaaaagttgaacaagagagaacgctgtagtcgagtttcccgactatctaatacccgttactcagatatTGGAAttgcgaaggagaaatttcaacactgacagtttttggcagtttgcgttacatacttttcaacgaatctagtatacccttttactctacgagtaacgggaaTAGCTATCGTTTTTATCGCATAAAATCACACCCTTTAAACCGTTTGCTGATGAACTAGAAATAAAAGAGAGTTTCTGCAATTTGTTGTAGATATGGGAAATTTATTCTGGCCACTTAGTTTCATTAATGATCTAAAATGAAATGTTAATGTTTAGATAAGTCAACAGAAAAGCATATACATTTACTAAGGAGTTCCCAAATCTGAAGCTGCCAAGGGTCCAGTTTTTCATTAGATCTATATCtgaaagtaattttttttaagggtagcCCATTTGGCCTTAAAAACAGTTTCTGTGTAGTTTCAAACCATGTAACTTTTAAACGCTTTCTCGCTGAAAAACcaaatttgtatattatatgtaatatattAAAGTCGTTTTATATGTGGAGTTACTAAAGCAAATTTAAACGCATTAATTTTGCTTTAATAATTAAAGGtagttttttcatttattttatagcattagtgtaatttattttaaaattattttttcatttctattaCGGAAATTATACAGAACCATGTGTATGTACAGATATAATTTCCGAATCCGAACCTTCTTACCAAACGTAGGTTACTCGACAATGCatctaaatatttatagttaaTGATATATTTATCGATTGTGCTCATTGGCACTACTTTCGTACATATTAGTAGAGTATTCATCCATCGCCAAATGGCTGTTACTTTCGACCATACTCGAATCCATATTACTATATTCCTTAGAGGTCTTACTTAAACCATCACCACCGCAAAAAGGAAGACAACCGATTCTGCCTAAATCATTTGGATTATTGGAATCTAGGGGATTATCAGCCCCCGGGGGCAAACTAGTGCAATGTTGCGTACAATTGTCGCAGGGATTCTTATCAGTGGGCGCACCATTGCCGGATTGGCATGAATTTGGGGAGGAGGACGGTTCATATTTCCGGGGTCTCCCTCTCGACAAGTGCCGCCTTTTGACAAACTCATTATCGTCGACCATCCAAAACGAGCCAAAGTCATCTTCATAACGTACAAAGCACTTGTGCAAGGATAGGTTCGTACGAATCGCATTCTTTATGATTTGTTGGACAAAACAAGATCCCCATCAAGAGTCAGAAACAGGAAATTGCATTATCGGGAAAGGAAGAAAGAGTTCATTGAGATATTATGGTTAGTTCATTTGTCTTCGGTCTTCTTATTTTCATTGCAGCATTGCGATCCTTTATCCATTATAAACGAATATCTGGTTTATCTTCACAAGCTAAATTCCCGCACGGACATACAGACCGAAAAGCAGACGGACATCTGTTTTGGGATTTACCACTAAGTGATCACTGTTTACAATATGTGCTGTAAAAAGATCGTATAATGTCATATTATATCATTTCGACATAGGAGCATGCATTCAATAGCATATATTAACGAACAGAGCAAAATGGAAGGAGTTTGGAGCAAAGTGAGTATTAAACTATTTGAGACCCACATACCCAATGTTCATGGCTACAAAATAGTTAGTGTCCGGCGAATTGGTAGCACCAGTTAGGTTGTTACCAATGCCAGCAGTGCGCTGCGGTCGTCTTTTGTAAAACTCAATCTCATCGACAGTCCAAACTGCTCCTTTCACATTCTCAACCCGCATAAAGCACTTATGAAGGGACAGATTGTGCCGGACTGCGTTCTAATGGTATACATTATCAGTTAGCATAGGACAAACATAATCAATTTGATAATCTTtagatatataaatagaaaatggAATAAAACAGGGGAATACCTGTATAGCTTACCTTGTCAGATGTATCTCAAGTACCTAAACTTGTATTAACATCCATTATAATCTAAAGTATTGGCAAAATAttggaaaatgtgaaataggTAGtatatatacagcagacaAGCTAGTAACGCCAATCGGACAGACGAACAtcaaacggacggacaaatTGTTATATTATATCAATGATAACATATTatattgcataaatattttaatgtataTAAGTAATCGTGAAAAATAAGTTTGAGATAGGGCATATTACCTTCCACGTAGCTGCGTTGCGCCGGAAGTAGCAAAATGTGTTTTGGAACCAGTTGTATATTTCGTTGAGGGTTAGCTGCTTGTCAGGGGAGTCAATTATGGCCTTCAAACATATAAAAGAACGTTTTTTAATATTAGAAAATCTCTTCGGTTAAAGTCGAGGGCCGCGACTGAGGAATTTGCAACACAAGCCATATATGGGTTTTCAAAATTACCTGTCTTATGAGGGAAGCATAAGTAAAAGGCGGTCGTACATCAGCATTCTTATAAAACTCTCTGTTTCGATGGATctctgaaaatttaaattcttaTTATATGTCTTCCAGAAGCACAAGACGAGAAATCATCAAGATAATCAGTCTACATAGTTTACTTACCCTGTTGCACATCAAGCCCGGCTCTTTCAAGCATGTAGGGTAATCCtaaagccaaaacaaatattatttatagtGATAGTTAATTCAAGAATAGCCAACACTTACCGCcatttattgaaaatgtatttttgtcGTGGTTTCTCTTTTTGATCGAGCATAAGTTGGTGGAATTAACCATTGGAAGATTAAGAGGACTTGGCGAATTTGTTTGGCGGATGGGTCGACCTATGCTATTCACTGTAAGCGGACTCCGGCAAAACTTTCCTTCTCTTCCGGGCACGTccttatatttatacaatttcATTATACTATTACTTACTAGGTTTCACGTATAAGGGACTTACCTTCCTATCGATTTTGGTGGGTGATAAAAGTTGCTTTGACAAATACAAGTGGTGCATCATGGCCTGCAAGCGATCTCTTTCCTTTTGCAGATGGGATTCAAGCTGGGAGACAACTTGCATTTGAACCCGTGCCTGGGCGGTTGATCGATCGTCCAATCCATGTTCGGTATTCAGATGCCTAGCATTGGTATTACCATATTCAATATAATCATTTGTGTTTGTAATATTATTACACCTACTTGACAAAGGATGTGATGTCCTCCAAATCCATTTCGCAACCGGGCCAGCGGCATATGCCATGAGCAAATAGAGGATGATAGTACTTTCGCATGGCGAACTCATCGTGCATATAGCTGAAATCATTGTTGCACACCTCATTATCCTTCGACCTCAAAAACCTCTCTGCGTCGGAGAACATCAGCTTCTCTTGCTCGGAAATGAACTCGGGAACATTGTAGAAGCCCAGATCGGGAATGGGAGCCATCATGTGCTGACCCTGCATGTGCATGTGGGGATTGGACTCGTGCTGGGCCGTCGATGAGGATTCATCGATGCTCGAGGCCGGAGAACCGCACTTAACTACATGTGAGGCAAAGGCGATCGAGTTATTCAGAAAGCCCGTCGATGGAAAACAGTTGTTCTTAACAGCATCTGAGCATATATCTGGAATGGAAATTTGGTGTCGCGACTTGACCGATATCTCCTTCTGAATTGAACCCTTGTAGTCCGATTCCTTGGCATCCTCAGAATACTCGTCGTCATGTATCCGATGCATGTTTTTAAGACTGAAATTTATGATCATCCCAAGATGGGCATTGTATGCTTTGTATTGCAAAAACAAtcgcatatatgtatatgcatatatatcgCATTACACAGAAATAATCTCTTTTGGGTCTGAAGTTCCTTAAATGTTATGCCATAGGTGTCATttctaaaataataatttttctgGCAAGTATTTTTCTTACTTATCACTAGTCGATTTTCCTGCCAAACTTCGAATCTGAGACATATATAACCTTACTCCCTACTCTATACCGGTCAATTCGTGTCTCGATATAATTGAGTTTCTACTTTCCCTAAAATCGAGGAATGTTTACCAATCTGAAGCAtctaaattatttgtaatacCTGTAAAACGAAATTTTAGTAACCCAACTAAAAATCCCCGTATCAAATGAATTAagtgtaaattaaattaaacatttcttaaatgtttgatttaattttaaagagaACAATAACGATGCGACGTCATCATGTTTTGCGTGTGTAGTTAATCTGTAAATATAAGGATTAGACTTGAAAGGGAAAGCAttaatcatatttatttatgttaaaagTTAAAGATCTCAGACGAAATTTGCAAGATATTCAGGAAACCAGACATAAGTGTGATTGCTGAAGAAGCTACACATGGACAAACACACAAACGGAtagacaaacggacggacaaacggacagacaaacggacggacaaatAGACAtacaaacggacggacaaatAGACAtacaaacggacggacagtcagacaaacagacatacaaacggacggacaagcGGAAAGACGGGCAAAGAAACGGACAAACAGATAGGCGATTTAATAAAGGATGAACTTGGATGGAGGTGTACAGGTTTTTTTGAATCAGACATCTTCCGATCTGTTTACTAAATTTCCTGTAATGAAACATTACATTTATGTCATTGCAAGGATCTGgaacaagaatatatataaatacattttatgtGTTTACAGAAATAGGcgtaaaatgtaaaagaaaTGTACATTTTGCATCACATTCGTTGATCCTGAAAATTTCTATTAAGGTTTTgtgtaatatatatttggtaATGTGACTGTAGCGTAATTTCTTGTATTGTGTGTAAGTTCGAGGATTTGCATTGTCTGTATTCGTTGGGGGCATTGATTATTCAAAAGGGGTAGATGGGTAAagaaaatattcatatttcatCTGTATACATATCATTAAATTTGTGTGTAAATATAAGTAAACAGGATTATATTGGTATACGTTTTTCTGCCTAGATTACTTAACCATATCTTAATTAACTTATTAGACTTGACTCCCGTTTTGGGAATACATACATGCACATACAATTTTGCAGACAAAAGAGGATGCAATTTTGCATGTGcatttacaattaaataacattCACTGAGGTTTCCAAAGAAcgatataatatttaataactgttgaaatatttaatacaatttttcaCATATAtctaaaatgaatttaaacTTAGAGACTATCTTAAGAATAGTTTTTGCTGCTTCTCCTGGAAAGGTACGTCTTCGACTACAGAATTTGCGAAAAATATGTGTACACATTTTTGCGCATGCGTTTAGAAATGCATCTTAAGGCTCTAACACACAAAAcgattttaaaaattaaaaacttttaaaatttactctacgagtaacgggtataacaagagagaacgctatagtcgagttccccgactatctgatacccgttactcagctagtggaagggagaaggagagtcttaaacacagtttttggcggtttataggcgttatagtgggcgtgggaaaaagttttttggcaaatcgatagaaatttacaagaccaatacgaaaatgaaaaaatatcaaaacatttttcaaaagtgtgggcgtagcagctttgggcggtttgtgggcgttagagtgggcgagtggcaacatgaatcgacaaacttgcgctgcttctatgtctctggagtctgtatgcttaatctcaactttctagcttttgtagttcctgagatctcagcgttcatacggacggacagacggacggacggacggacatggcctgatcgactcggctattgatcctgatcaagaatatatatactttatatggtcggaaacgattccttctgcctgttacatacttttcaacgaatctagtagtcccttttactctacgagtaacgggtataaatatatttttcaattaaataagtAATTTTTAGCATTTGTGTTAAACTGTTTTATTGGGAAAGTTTATGCATTGGTATTTGGAAAAAACAAAGTGACGTTTATAGAGTTTGTAGGATCATTGTTGGTAACGTTCTCGAAAGGCTTAGTATTCCTCATCCTCGCCCAGCTCGGTGGTGGAGTCGATGCCCACCTCCTCGTAGTCCTTCTCGAGGGCAGCGAGATCCTCGCGAGCCTCAGCGAATTCGCCCTCCTCCATGCCCTCACCCACGTACCAGTGGACGAAGGCCCTCTTGGCGTACATCAGATCGAACTTGTGATCCAGACGAGCCCAGGCCTCGGCAATGGCAGTGGTGTTGGACAGCATGCAGACGGCGCGCTGCACCTTGGCCAGATCCCCGCCAGGAACAACGGTGGGTGGCTGGTAGTTAATGCCCACTTTGAAGCCAGTGGGACACCAGTCCACGAACTGAATGGAGCGCTTGGTCTTGATGGTGGCAATGGCTGCGTTCACATCCTTGGGCACCACATCGCCACGGTAGAGCATGCAGCAGGCCATGTACTTGCCACGACGCGGATCACACTTGACCATCTGGTTGGCGGGCTCGAAGCAGGCATTGGTG from Drosophila santomea strain STO CAGO 1482 chromosome 3R, Prin_Dsan_1.1, whole genome shotgun sequence includes:
- the LOC120454432 gene encoding forkhead box protein P1 isoform X3, which gives rise to MRLFLQYKAYNAHLGMIINFSLKNMHRIHDDEYSEDAKESDYKGSIQKEISVKSRHQISIPDICSDAVKNNCFPSTGFLNNSIAFASHVVKCGSPASSIDESSSTAQHESNPHMHMQGQHMMAPIPDLGFYNVPEFISEQEKLMFSDAERFLRSKDNEVCNNDFSYMHDEFAMRKYYHPLFAHGICRWPGCEMDLEDITSFVKHLNTEHGLDDRSTAQARVQMQVVSQLESHLQKERDRLQAMMHHLYLSKQLLSPTKIDRKDVPGREGKFCRSPLTVNSIGRPIRQTNSPSPLNLPMVNSTNLCSIKKRNHDKNTFSINGGLPYMLERAGLDVQQEIHRNREFYKNADVRPPFTYASLIRQAIIDSPDKQLTLNEIYNWFQNTFCYFRRNAATWKRESV
- the LOC120454432 gene encoding forkhead box protein P1 isoform X1, with amino-acid sequence MRLFLQYKAYNAHLGMIINFSLKNMHRIHDDEYSEDAKESDYKGSIQKEISVKSRHQISIPDICSDAVKNNCFPSTGFLNNSIAFASHVVKCGSPASSIDESSSTAQHESNPHMHMQGQHMMAPIPDLGFYNVPEFISEQEKLMFSDAERFLRSKDNEVCNNDFSYMHDEFAMRKYYHPLFAHGICRWPGCEMDLEDITSFVKHLNTEHGLDDRSTAQARVQMQVVSQLESHLQKERDRLQAMMHHLYLSKQLLSPTKIDRKDVPGREGKFCRSPLTVNSIGRPIRQTNSPSPLNLPMVNSTNLCSIKKRNHDKNTFSINGGLPYMLERAGLDVQQEIHRNREFYKNADVRPPFTYASLIRQAIIDSPDKQLTLNEIYNWFQNTFCYFRRNAATWKNAIRTNLSLHKCFVRYEDDFGSFWMVDDNEFVKRRHLSRGRPRKYEPSSSPNSCQSGNGAPTDKNPCDNCTQHCTSLPPGADNPLDSNNPNDLGRIGCLPFCGGDGLSKTSKEYSNMDSSMVESNSHLAMDEYSTNMYESSANEHNR
- the LOC120454432 gene encoding forkhead box protein P1 isoform X2, translating into MRLFLQYKAYNAHLGMIINFSLKNMHRIHDDEYSEDAKESDYKGSIQKEISVKSRHQISIPDICSDAVKNNCFPSTGFLNNSIAFASHVVKCGSPASSIDESSSTAQHESNPHMHMQGQHMMAPIPDLGFYNVPEFISEQEKLMFSDAERFLRSKDNEVCNNDFSYMHDEFAMRKYYHPLFAHGICRWPGCEMDLEDITSFVKHLNTEHGLDDRSTAQARVQMQVVSQLESHLQKERDRLQAMMHHLYLSKQLLSPTKIDRKDVPGREGKFCRSPLTVNSIGRPIRQTNSPSPLNLPMVNSTNLCSIKKRNHDKNTFSINGGLPYMLERAGLDVQQEIHRNREFYKNADVRPPFTYASLIRQAIIDSPDKQLTLNEIYNWFQNTFCYFRRNAATWKNAVRHNLSLHKCFMRVENVKGAVWTVDEIEFYKRRPQRTAGIGNNLTGATNSPDTNYFVAMNIGYVGLK